One Hippoglossus stenolepis isolate QCI-W04-F060 chromosome 9, HSTE1.2, whole genome shotgun sequence genomic region harbors:
- the c9h2orf68 gene encoding UPF0561 protein C2orf68 homolog, translating to MLGLLVEMDILRDDEEDELKYKRAGRLDMSHGFLHHIRRNQIARDDYDKKVKEAKELQLRRHTTTPRRPRRPDIQVYHPRRRHGSEPGAGAEAEEWNESGSSTETETHGTELFWLDYQADSGAITSFLVHKDDKPEMVVESVAEKNSLDSAMRAALVARIRKEMDKRRDKR from the exons ATGCTGG GGCTGCTGGTTGAAATGGATATTCTGAGAGACGACGAAGAGGATGAGCTGAAATACAAACGCGCGGGGCGCTTGGACATGAGCCACGGCTTCCTGCACCATATCCGGAGGAACCAGATTGCTAG GGATGACTATGATAAGAAGGTGAAGGAAgccaaagagctgcagctgcggAGGCACACCACAACCCCCAGACGACCCCGTCGACCTGACATCCAAGTGTACCATCCACGGCGAAGAC ATGGATCAGAACCAGGGGCTGGTGCTGAGGCTGAGGAGTGGAACGAGAGTGGGTCGAGCACAGAGACTGAAACGCACGGGACTGAACTCTTCTGGCTCGACTATCAGGCAGACTCCGGTGCCATTACGTCCTTCCTTGTGCACAAG GATGATAAGCCTGAGATGGTAGTGGAAAGTGTTGCGGAAAAGAACAGCTTGGATTCAGCCATGAGGGCAGCTCTGGTGGCTCGGATTCGAAAGGAAATGGACAAAAGACGGGACAAACGCTGA